The following are encoded in a window of Scophthalmus maximus strain ysfricsl-2021 chromosome 2, ASM2237912v1, whole genome shotgun sequence genomic DNA:
- the LOC118300023 gene encoding uncharacterized protein LOC118300023, which yields MEPGCLIEHVGLVLLFLALLISLCLNVILCIRGRASLCGDKDDCCSPHIYEGEGPSQDEGNYFHHLNLRDQQENPHDHRELQENPIYGNISSDRGDVCYEMMTVQHTRDRLKSLEGEVNYASLDLKMAKKRKRKHRHQRDQAQLTVHPAAPVSAFLEVEGDTDAHLPPRDTSTMVSHSSIYLNSQQIARETEEMERERESVNEEREAAGWEEDGGARERKGGQESAGGQDREGVGNGTACSLLADIQAVQSGSDHFISSFCHARDQQD from the exons ATGGAACCAG GTTGTCTCATTGAACATGTCGGTCTGGTGCTGTTATTTCTGGCCTTGCTGATCTCTTTGTGTCTCAATGTCATCCTCTGCATCAGAGGAAGAGCCTCTTTGTGCGGAG acAAAGATGACTGCTGCTCCCCACACATTTATGAAGGAGAAGG CCCGTCACAGGATGAAGGTAATTATTTTCATCACCTCAATCTTCGCGATCAGCAGGAAAATCCCCACGATCACCGCGAGCTACAGGAAAATCCAATCTATGGCAACATCAGCTCGGACAGAGGAG ATGTTTGCTATGAAATGATGACCGTGCAACACACGAGAGACCGTTTGAAG TCTTTGGAGGGCGAGGTGAATTATGCCTCGCTGGATCTGAAGATGGCGAAGAAACGCAAGAGGAAGCATCGGCACCAGCGAGACCAGGCTCAGCTGACGGTTCACCCCGCAGCCCCCGTGAGCGCGTTCCTGGAAGTGGAGGGAGACACGGACGCCCACCTCCCCCCCCGGGACACCAGCACCATGGTCTCGCACAGCAGCATCTACCTGAACAGCCAACAGATAGCCCgggagacggaggagatggaaagagagagagagagcgtgaacgaggagagggaggccgCGGGATGGGAAGAGGACGGGGGAGCCAGAGAACGGAAAGGAGGGCAGGAGAGTGCGGGAGGACAAGACAGAGAAGGTGTCGGCAACGGGACCGCGTGTTCGCTGCTCGCAGACATTCAAGCTGTCCAGAGTGGCTCAGATCATTTCATCAGCAGCTTCTGTCACGCCAGGGACCAACAGGATTAG
- the si:ch1073-15f19.2 gene encoding LOW QUALITY PROTEIN: uncharacterized protein si:ch1073-15f19.2 (The sequence of the model RefSeq protein was modified relative to this genomic sequence to represent the inferred CDS: inserted 2 bases in 1 codon) gives MSLGSLDVARSALGAALSLLLCASIIQGLRNDIEMAHYETTEAAVGQNVTLLCTVKHHPRLRIVSIEWRKNMIGNPKLALFSQGHGVHLFWPNVTIDIEKNHANKSTGSYLHLLEVKKWDGGIYICDVATFPFGSIRRETELKIKDAVELMCDVGQSVDIRNGENVTIRCRASPQAQYRWTKNMELVSETESLELLWVTDAHAGVYTLTVDIGKESMHKEFTITVQTATTGLQTDPTTVSPQSNVTEEGFLKPAGHNLTTSPTTGHSTSIPSVTWTTAVAGTDATDAHVTATAGERVTSFTSPAHSSVTSSPAAAHTEPNHSTALSPGSTVYRTTQEMAGDETRNESTLHTAHPEDIFSIRPRESVTPGDITEKYESPGATQTLKTGNGIAVDDTGRSHLGALIVVPVLVLIAVAGLLYRRRIIKQRMALPPPFKPPPPPVKYTTSRYQEIXLLPTSKCNAETEFKEMQQMFLNV, from the exons ATGAGTTTGGGGAGCTTAGACGTGGCTAGAAGTGCACTGGGAGCGgccctctcactcctcctctgtgcctCTATAATACAAG GGCTCCGGAATGACATTGAGATGGCACATTATGAAACGACCGAAGCAGCAGTGGGCCAGAACGTAACCTTATTGTGTACTGTAAAACACCATCCCAGGCTCAGGATTGTCAGTATTGAATGGAGGAAGAATATGATCGGGAACCCAAAGCTGGCTCTGTTCAGCCAGGGTCACGGAGTCCATTTATTTTGGCCCAACGTAACTATAGATATAGAGAAGAACCATGCCAACAAGTCAACAGGGTCCTACCTGCACCTACTCGAGGTGAAGAAATGGGACGGTGGCATCTATATTTGTGATGTTGCAACTTTTCCTTTCGGCTCTATCAGGAGGGAGACGGAGCTGAAGATCAAAG ATGCTGTTGAACTAATGTGTGACGTGGGTCAGAGTGTTGACATCCGTAATGGAGAAAATGTGACAATTCGCTGCCGAGCGTCCCCTCAGGCACAGTACAGATGGACCAAG AACATGGAGCTGGTGTCAGAGACTGAATCTCTGGAGCTCTTGTGGGTGACTGATGCTCACGCAGGGGTTTATACACTGACTGTCGATATAGGAAAAGAAAGTATGCACAAAGAGTTTACCATCACGGTGCAAACAGCAACCACGGGTTTACAGACAG ATCCCACAACAGTGTCACCACAGTCGAACGTAACTGAAGAGGGTTTTCTGAAACCTGCAGGCCACAACCTCACCACATCACCAACCACTGGGCACTCAACCTCCATCCCCAGCGTAACTTGGACCACGGCCGTCGCCGGTACAGACGCGACAGATGCTCATGTTACGGCCACAGCTGGGGAGCGTGTAACCTCTTTTACAAGTCCTGCACATTCCAGTGTCACATCATCCCCTGCTGCCGCACACACTGAGCCCAATCACTCTACTGCATTAAGTCCCGGTAGCACGGTTTACAGAACCACGCAGGAAATGGCCGGCGATGAAACGAGGAACGAGTCCACGCTTCACACAGCGCATCCGGAGGACATTTTCTCGATCAGGCCACGGGAGTCCGTCACCCCGGGGGATATCACAGAGAAGTATGAAAGCCCCGGTGCAACCCAGACACtgaaaactggaaatggaatagCGGTTGATG ATACCGGGCGGAGTCATCTCGGGGCGTTGATCGTTGTTCCAGTCCTGGTGCTGATCGCCGTGGCCGGCCTGCTCTACAGGAGACGCATTATAAAACAGAG GATGGCTTTGCCGCCCCCGTtcaaaccccctcctcctccggtcaAGTACACAACTTCAAGATACCAAGAGAT TCTTCTCCCCACTTCTAAGTGTAACGCAGAAACAGAATTCaaagaaatgcaacaaatgTTTCTCAATGTATAA